The region CCTGATGCAGGCAACATGCCCCGCATTGACCCGGAAACCGGCTTTGGCCTTGTAACCGATGTCTGCCTGAAAAGAAAAATCCGAAATTTCATTGAGCTTGCAACTCCGGATATTGAGAAGGAAGAAGGAAAGGCCTATCACATCTATGTGACGGAAAAGGCCGTTCTGAACCGCAATCATTTGCAGGGCTATGAAGCCTTAAAACTCAAACCTGAACCCAAGAAACTGCCAAAAAAAGAAGAAGATGCCCGCAACCTCACCCGCTGGATGTGTAACAACTTCTATGACATCCGGGCCTTTGGAGCCGTCATGACCACAGATGTCAACTGTGGTCAGGTTCGCGGGCCTGTACAGTTGAGTTTCGCCAGAAGTGTGGAACCCATTATGCCCCAGGAAATCAGCATCACCCGCATGGCCGTCACCAATGAAAAGGATCTGGAAAAGGAAAGAACCATGGGGCGCAAATACATTGTGCCCTATGCCCTCTACCGGGTTGAAGGATTCATTTCTCCCCATCTGGCTTCCGATGAGACCAAGGGCACAGGATTTTCTGAAAAGGATCTGGAACTTCTCTGGCAGTCCCTCTGCCAGATGTTCGACCACGACCGCTCCGCAGCGCGGGGAAAAATGGCAGCCCGCAAGCTTGTGGTGTTTCGTCATGCTTCCAAGCTGGGCAATGCCCCTGCCCACACCCTCTTTGACCGCATTACCGTCAATCGTTCAGACGCAACCGGTCCGGCCCGTTCCTTTTCCCAGTACGCCATTGAGATCAATCAGGAAAATATTCCCGAAGGCATCCAGATAGAGGAGAAACTGTAACATGCTTGAAGCCGATTTTCTTCCCGTCTCCGGCATGCAGCACATGATCTATTGCCCCCGCCAGTGCGGGCTTATCCATGTGGATCGGGAATGGGAGGAAAATCGCTTCACCGCCGAAGGCCGTGTACTGCATGAGCGGGTAGATGAAGGCGGAGAACAGGAAAAATCCGGCGTACGCCACTGCTACGCCATGCCCTTGAAAAGCCTTTCCCTCGGTCTTTTTGGTGTGGCGGACTGCGTGGAATTTCATAAGATCGAAAAAGGAATCTGGCACCCCGTACCCGTGG is a window of Desulfobotulus mexicanus DNA encoding:
- the cas7c gene encoding type I-C CRISPR-associated protein Cas7/Csd2, with product MTALQNRYEFVLFFDVENGNPNGDPDAGNMPRIDPETGFGLVTDVCLKRKIRNFIELATPDIEKEEGKAYHIYVTEKAVLNRNHLQGYEALKLKPEPKKLPKKEEDARNLTRWMCNNFYDIRAFGAVMTTDVNCGQVRGPVQLSFARSVEPIMPQEISITRMAVTNEKDLEKERTMGRKYIVPYALYRVEGFISPHLASDETKGTGFSEKDLELLWQSLCQMFDHDRSAARGKMAARKLVVFRHASKLGNAPAHTLFDRITVNRSDATGPARSFSQYAIEINQENIPEGIQIEEKL